Part of the Micropterus dolomieu isolate WLL.071019.BEF.003 ecotype Adirondacks linkage group LG17, ASM2129224v1, whole genome shotgun sequence genome is shown below.
ACTTCAGCTCGTTacacaaccctgtgttgtaaacttctaaataaatctacctCGTACTTTATAACAATTCTGTTTGAATGAGTGGCTCTTGCGTGAGGCCTAATGCCTTCATGCACTGAATGAATATATATACAGTTTGTAGTCTTGATGAATGTAACCTTGCTTTGGGATGATGGTATCTGCAGACACCACAAGACTTTCCACCGGAGGCTCCGACCACTCTATAGAAATGGAAAATatattgcaaaatgaaaaagggAACAAGTTTTTTCACTTGCACAGGCCAAGATAAGAATTTCAAATGCCATGCCCAACGTCATTTGCTTTTACCTTTACAAACGAAACTGGATGTTCTCTGTTTATTGGGCACAGGGAGATATTGGTGTGGTTCTGTGACGCTTTCGTGAAGGCTTATGTCTTCCCTTGGCTCTCTCGGTTGTTTAAGTCCATTTTCATGACAAGATATTGGTctagataatgttttttttaaattcatagtTTATTATGGAGAGTTATAACCTGAATAAGAAGTTCTGAATAATTTAGTTTTAACACTTACGTAAAGTCCACAGTCTTTCTTGAACTTTCTTGAAAGTAAGATGAATCTAATTCCTGCCTCTGGGGCGTCACAGTAGTGTTTTCGTcatcaaatgttttcagatgGTCCTGCAAGGTAGTCTTGGTCTGGATGTTGTAGGACCACTTCACAAGGACAGTTCTATCCATCTtgtcctccttttctttctcctcatctgccctttcctttccttccacctttttttcttccctgtgtttctgttttttgtcatcttctttttcttttgtctttcttttcacactgtctgtcgtttcttcctcttcctcttcctcttcctcatcacTTTCTATTAACCAGAACGTTCTTGTGCTTAAGTCACTCTGATCATTTGTGCGTTCATCCTCCTGATGAAGACTATGGAAGATGATGTCATGCCAGCAGTCAATTTCACTTCTTTCAAGTTCCGTTTCCTTCCTCCCCCAACTCCGGATCACAGAGTTGGGGATATAGCCATCCGGAGCTATGGGCCATTTCAGAGGCTCCGCGCTCACATCAACAGTTTGAGACATGATGTGATATTCGGCCCTTATCAGCTGCTTAAGCTCCAGCCTGTTGGACCAGTCTGACCCAGCATTTAGCTGTAACTGCATAAGAGTTAGATAGTAGTTAAAGAGGAAAGAAGagttttggaaaataatcttatttgctttctttttggGAGTtagataaatatgaagctacagccagcagatggttagcttagcagctagaaacagctagcctgacccTGTCCAAAGAAAAGAATCTGCACCTTTAAATCTTACacatcatatttcttttttgtttaacagtacagtacagtgaaaGTGTGACAATCACACATTCAGGTTTTATGGGGGTTACGCAGAACAGGGCAATTTCTTGCTCTGGCATGGCGCAGTTTTGTTAACATTAGACAGAAGCTAAGCTAAATGGATGTTGATCATGACAAACACATGATTTGTAACTCACCTGCATGACCTTCTTATGTGCCTAACAGTTTGCCATTCCTCTTCTTAGCAAgtacttcctgcaggtttttgtTACCTGCTGAAAGCCTTGTTTCTGAGGACAGgcctcccttttttttttttttaaatgtaaacctTTTAAATTAGAATTTTTACAAACAGTTAACAAAATGGAACTCACAGGGTTACCATTCCACAAAGATAGCAACAAGGGTTTGTATGATCGAGGTGGTACACAAATAATATGTTATGAaaggaaataagaaaaataaaacaaaagaaaatgtcatgtGTCATTTGTCCAGGTAAGAGTTCAGGTAAGACACAAAGAAAGGaagtttcagtttcacaaaTTAGCTTGCGTGTATAATTGAATTGTgctaataaagaaaaaagatttacaTACAGTGCTGTGCAGGcatggaaaaatgctgtaatgtaagaatgctttcaaaatcgACGTGTCAGTAGATtcgatttattaattaaaatgcaaagtaagtggacagaagaaaaatctaaatcaaatcaatatttgttAGTGACCAttctttgccttcaaaacagcaccAATAcagtacacttgcacaaagtcaggcaTGTTTGTAGGCATATCGTCATGTGGATGATTAAACATTTATACCAAACAAAtgctaatgatcaccaattAAATATGTAGGTTggtcattaactgaaacagaaacagctgtgtattAGGAATCCAACTGGATGAGGGACAGCCAAACTCAGCCAACAAGGTGAGGCTGCTGaggtttactgtcaaaagtcatacaccatggcaagactaagtgcagcaacaagacacaaggttgttatactgcatcagcaaggtctgtcccaggcagacatttcaaggcagacaggggtttccagatgtgctgtccatgatcttttgaagaagcacaaagaaacgtGCACCGTTTGGGACCGTGGTCTCAGTGGTCggccaaagaaacttactgcagcagacaCACATCATGGTCCCTTCCCTCATCAGTTGGAAGATGTCCAGCggtgccatcagctcagaacTGGAAGAAAACAGTGAGACCCTGGTACACCTGGACCGAAGTGGTCTTCATGGGAAACTTGGGGCCAAAAAGCCtctgacatggaaacaaggccgAGCAACTCAACTATGCACAGAAACACGGAACCTGGGGTGCAGAAATATGGACTTATgagtcaaaatgtaaaatatttggcTGTAGCAGAAGGCACTTTGTTCACTGAAGGGCTGGAGAGTGGAACGAGAATGAGGGTCTGCAGGCAGCAGTGAAGCACAAAAAAAGTGAATTATAGTTTCACCTGCTGAGGCCAAAGCAACCTGTATTTGACAATAACTGATGACCCTAACTGAAATTCACATTTAGAAGTTTAAAACCTGAGTAGCTGAAAGCTTATTTATTAGCTTAATTGTGTTTGAGAGAGTTGTTTTAGCTGCCAGCTTCCTCAGAAAAATGAAAGATTTTGCTAAAATGTGCATgggaagaagaaataaatatttctaattttatgtttttaccaAATCCTAACAAATCAAGTGCTTAAAACATTTGTGCCCTATAGAGTCAGAGGCTATTATCTAATTGCTAAATCTGAGTAGTCTGACACATCAGGGAtgagttttattatttgttatggTCCTTCAAAGGGATTCATCAATAATGTTGCTTTGGCTTTCTTTAACAGACATAGTGCTATGATTTTTGCAATCATTGTTCAGCAGTGATATCAGACGCCAAATATCCAACATTAAAACATCTTTCTTGAGTTTTGGGATTAGACTGATTAATgtctttaatattaaaatatattatacaatatttGGAAGATTTAAAAATTCAACGTAGAAGCAAATCAGGCaaagaaatgaaaggaaaattattttttgtaggtcataatatattataatctTTGTTCTAATCCATTTTAGTTGAGATGTCTGAAAGATCTGAATGTTGTCTAATGAATTCAGCTCCAAGACTTCAGTGtgcttcctgacagacaggttCAGTTGTATCTGATCCACAGGCATTAACAAAGGTGGCGGGGCACCCTGCCTCTCTCACACCTTCAGTGCCCATGGGCCCCTGAGGAAGCATTCAAGCCTGAGGCAGCAAAGACATGGATATacagccagactgaaacatGTCTGTTATTTGGGTTATTTGGGTCTGGACGTATCCTACGTTTTAACCATCAATATGAGagaatatttcaatttattgcAGATAAACAATCTTGTATATTCGTTTCTTGCAACAAATGAGAAAGTGACCAGCAGAAGTGGGATTAAATGCAGTTTCAGAGCCAAAAGAGGTGGCTCTTATTGCTGAGCTGAGCCAATGTCAATCCTATCATTATCCTAGTGATTATTTTGCAGAGAAGCCTAGTAATCCTCGCCCACTATAGGAAATGGAAAGGAACGGAGCCATGTTTCCCTTCACTGGACTCCAAGAAAAATGAGTCATGCCTTGCACCAGCAACTCTTGTCTTCTGCCAAAAAAGGATATAGAAGGTCTAAAAAGACAAAGAGTCAAGACAATAGGAGCTGTTCCCCATAAGAGAGCCATGCTATCTTGAGTCCCAGCCAGCATAGGGTCCACCCCTCGGAGTAGCTGCAGGGTCACTAAACATCCTGAACAGCTTCGGCAACTATACGGAGGGGCAGGAGTGGCGATGGCACAACAGGAACAGGTTCTGTACTGATCCAGAATTACTGTGATGCAACAAAGAGGGTGCTTTAATTGCTGAATTAAAGCATGAAAAGTACCTGGTGAATGTTACTGATGTGTGTTATTTCAGAACCACTGTGACTTTGAAAACCTTCACTCACTGATTTCAACACGTTACAAATAAATGTTCAgtgtatattgtgtattgaTGAGCATGTATGTTTTGAGAGGGAGTGTGTATTGGCACACTGtgatgaaattattttaattgtttttttgaaaaaaaaaaaaagagcaagtgtaatgtattatttcaaGGATGAAGCTTTTGCTTCAACTGTGCAACTGCATGTGACATCTTAGTTTAACAGGTTCAGGTCGAACCAGCTGCTGGTCTGACAACATCAATCCCAAGTTGAATGTGTCCTTCCAGTGGTCTGGTTGGTTGGATTTGTTGTTGAAACCAAAAACATAATCAAAGATTTATGAATAACCAGATGGTGATTCACTAGATTCCTGGATAATGACTGAGGACAAAGTATAACCTCAGTTAAACTTAATTTTTGCCACTTtgcaaaagaaatgaaaaatcaaGCCTTGAAATAAATTGCAATtccattttcaaattaaatcacaaaTTCTAAATTGAAGCTATGTTTATTAATGCAAACAGTTTTACTGTAGCCCAGTGTCTGCTTCCTATTAAATATAGGATGAAATAATGGGTAAAAATAATTTCTACTGCGTCTCTAGAAGCAGTGCAGTAAACTGCAGCAGTGTCAAGTGGATGGAAATCATGTTCACTGCTCTCATTGTTTACCTTGTTTATTTACCACCATTGTGcttttaatgtgtaattaaatttaaagaagCAGCCTATTGCTGGAAACGTATTTCAAAAATGTCAAGATAAAGATTCTTGTATTGACTGGACGACAATAACTTTTTAATATTATCCAATCCTCCTGAACTAAAAAACACCAGTAAGTTCTCGCTGCTCAGCTCTGCTTCCCTGCAGCTTTCATTCTGGAGACGCTCACgcaacaaaacacagagaaggatGTAGAATTTTATTGGATTTGTGGTACTTTACAGTACTTGCAGCGTAGGTGCAAACCAAACGGATAAATAGTAACTTTGCACACCTGTAGTTTTACATTGATGTTGCTAAAAAAGGatgcttttatttcatgttcAGTCACAACAAAACCAAACTGCAAGTGAACACGGTCTCCACAAATCATAGAATGACATGTTCCTTACCTTCCCGCCCGAGCCCACAGAGTATTCtatgtatgaaaatatcagagcTGTTTGAAAAGGACAGCCTTTTCTGTATAACTCAATgcttcacaaacaaaagaacaacatTCAACACGAAAATCAAATTCCACTTCATCTTAAATCgcaaatcaaatattaataataatatgctGTACATGTTTGGTGATATGTtcagacaataaataaaaaaacacaggatCAACACGGCTTATTCCTCTATGTTTCTTTCACATggctctcttcttcttctggtgtTTCACTCTACAAACAATCATCACTTTCTAGAAACACAGGGTTTTTAATAGAAGATATGCTGCTCCTGTATGTGTGAGGAAAATTTAaggacatttaattaaaaagagaAGACCTTTCACATTTCTGTAGTAGCAGAGTATTTTTTCCCAGCCTCTGTATCATTGCCTCCCTGTGTCAGCGAAGCATTTGCGACAGTTGCACAGTGTTTCTGGTAATGGTTTGCAGATCAGAGGAAGAAACAGAACAATGGTAAGATGGTTGTTGATGCACCTTTTAAGATGGACTACATGGACATAAGCATTAAATCACATTTGTCATGTTTTCCAAGTagatgttgtatttttttctgaatgaaTTTGTAGACGAGGATCCT
Proteins encoded:
- the LOC123985867 gene encoding apoptotic chromatin condensation inducer in the nucleus-like isoform X1, which produces MQLQLNAGSDWSNRLELKQLIRAEYHIMSQTVDVSAEPLKWPIAPDGYIPNSVIRSWGRKETELERSEIDCWHDIIFHSLHQEDERTNDQSDLSTRTFWLIESDEEEEEEEEETTDSVKRKTKEKEDDKKQKHREEKKVEGKERADEEKEKEDKMDRTVLVKWSYNIQTKTTLQDHLKTFDDENTTVTPQRQELDSSYFQESSRKTVDFTPISCHENGLKQPREPREDISLHESVTEPHQYLPVPNKQRTSSFVCKEWSEPPVESLVVSADTIIPKQGPRVTSYIPSVEIKTLTPPPSPSSEEPQPQPDLGPPKCSPIRDKRFLLSSTKYNNIRDQAPVPLDQKVLKLYKKIKVTNMNSSHLRNLATTAERSPASMATRSNVQTNSAGLNLNLGSPDCSAQLAQTILPIKDQRGHESIPEWRKSLYRVISLQGFCSSRGARLATADHLAGSSNARQLAATIPPLQPGKAEGHQRVVQKIQMKDTLELDPLEFHYVIPMASQHSFFPLIPCGKTLYGRLQFDWMRGSEEEKLLEVSTVMTKDPAHEL
- the LOC123985867 gene encoding apoptotic chromatin condensation inducer in the nucleus-like isoform X2, which produces MQLNAGSDWSNRLELKQLIRAEYHIMSQTVDVSAEPLKWPIAPDGYIPNSVIRSWGRKETELERSEIDCWHDIIFHSLHQEDERTNDQSDLSTRTFWLIESDEEEEEEEEETTDSVKRKTKEKEDDKKQKHREEKKVEGKERADEEKEKEDKMDRTVLVKWSYNIQTKTTLQDHLKTFDDENTTVTPQRQELDSSYFQESSRKTVDFTPISCHENGLKQPREPREDISLHESVTEPHQYLPVPNKQRTSSFVCKEWSEPPVESLVVSADTIIPKQGPRVTSYIPSVEIKTLTPPPSPSSEEPQPQPDLGPPKCSPIRDKRFLLSSTKYNNIRDQAPVPLDQKVLKLYKKIKVTNMNSSHLRNLATTAERSPASMATRSNVQTNSAGLNLNLGSPDCSAQLAQTILPIKDQRGHESIPEWRKSLYRVISLQGFCSSRGARLATADHLAGSSNARQLAATIPPLQPGKAEGHQRVVQKIQMKDTLELDPLEFHYVIPMASQHSFFPLIPCGKTLYGRLQFDWMRGSEEEKLLEVSTVMTKDPAHEL